The genomic DNA TCGCGACCGAAGGTGCCTACGCGCCCTGGAATTTCACCAACGCAGACGGCAAGCTCGACGGGCTGGAGATCGAGCTCGCAAATGATCTTTGCGCAAGGATGAAGGTCAAATGCACCATCATCGCCCAGGACTGGGACGGTCTTATTCCATCGCTGAAGGTCGGCAAGTTCGATGTGATCATGGCCGGCATGTTCATCACACCGAAGCGGCTCGAAACCATAGACTTCACCCAGCCTTATGCGATCGATCCGGGCGGATTTGCAGTCGCCAAGGATAGCGAGCTCGGCAAACTCGGTGTTTCGACTGAAAAATTCAAACTGGATGACGAGGCTGCGTCCAAGGCTGCGATCGAGAAGCTGAAGCCGCTGCTGAAGGGCAAGGTGGTCGGTGTACAGGCGGCCACGATGATGCTCGAATTCCTGAAGAAATACTTCGGCGACACGGTGGAAATCCGCGAATACAAGACGACCGAGCAGCATGATCTCGATCTGGCTGCGGGTCGCATCGATGCAATATTCGCCCAGAAGACAGCACTTGCCGCGACGCTCGCAAAACCTGAATTCTCCGGCTTCACGCTCGCTGGTCCGGGCTTCGTCGGCGGCCTATTCGGCGCCGGAACCGGTGCGGGACTGCGCAAGGAAGACACCAAGCTCAAGGAGATGCTGAACGACGCGATCAGCGCCGCGATCGCCGATGGGACCATCAAACGCATCTCGGAAAAATGGGTGAAGACGGATGTGACGCCGGTCAAGTAAGCGCTGGCGGACCTGCCTGGCGGAGCGGCGCGAGCCGTTTGCGTCGGGCAGCGCGCTGAAAGGCTACGACTTACATGACCAATCCTATGCATATTTTGGGTTTGCAAGAGGGCGGCTGGGGAGCCGCTCTGCTTGTCGCATCCTCTGTTACGCTTGCACTGTCCGTTCTCGGCTTTATCCTCGGCGCCGCCTTCGGCGCCGCGGCGGCGGCCGGTCGGCTCTCGTCCCGCGGCGTCCCCGCTTGGCTCGCCCATGTCTACGGCACAGTATTTCGCGGTGTGCCCGACTTGCTGACGATATACCTCCTCTACTACGGCGGCAGCATCGCCCTGACGCAGATTGGCAAGTTCTTTGGCAGCGCCGGCTTCGTCGGGCTGCCGACTTTTGCAACCGGTGTCCTGGCGATCGGCATCATATCGGGCGCCTATCAGGGAGAAGTCTATCGCGGCGCCTACCAGGCCGTGGATCGCGGCCAGTTCGACGCCTGCAAGGCGCTCGGCCTGTCCCGATCTCAATCGCTGCGCCTCATCATTGTGCCGCAACTGATGCGCCACGCCCTGCCGGGACTCGGCAATGTCTGGCAGCTGGTACTCAAGGACTCGGCACTGATCTCCGTCATCGGCCTCGTCGAACTGATGCGCCAAGCGCAGATCGGAGCAGGTTCGACGCGAGAACCTTTCATCTTCTATATTGCGGCCGCCGCGCTCTACTTCGTCATCGCCGCCGTGACCGCTTCCGTCTTCCGTTATGGCGAGGCGCGGGCCTGGAGAGGCATGGTCCACGCGTGATCGACTTCGCCTTCTTTCTCGAGATCATTCCCGTCCTGCTTGCTGGCCTGCCGTTGACCCTGCAGCTCACCGCAGCCTCGATGGGCATCGGTTTCCTAATGGCGTTGCTGCTCGCGCTCGCCCAACAGGGAAATCGCCGGATCGTGGTATGGCCCATCCGTGCCTTCGTTGCAGTCTTTCGCGGAACACCCCTGCTGGTGCAGATCTTCCTCATCTATTATGGTCTCGGCCAGTTTCGGCCGTCGCTCCAGGCGATCGGAATCTGGTGGCTGTTCCGCGAGCCTTACTGGTGCGCCATCATCGCGCTCAGTCTCAATGAAGCTGCCTATGGAAGCGAGATCCTGCGCGGCGCAATAAAGGCTGTGCCGCGCGGACTGACCGAGGCCGCTACAGCCTCCGGCATGTCGAAGCTGCTCACGCTGCGCCTGATTGTGCTGCCTCTGGCCCTGCGCCAGGCGATCCCGAATTACAGCAACGAGATCATCCTCATGGTCAAGGGCACGTCGCTTGCATCGATCATCACGCTGATGGAGGTCACCGGGATCGCGCAGGGGCTTATTTCGCAGACCTATCGCGCCGTCGAGGTCTTCGTGGCTGCCGGCGCGATCTATCTCACCCTCAATTTCACAATCATCTCGGCACTGAACGCGCTGGAAATCCGGCTCACCCCCTATCGGGCGCGGGCCTGAGACATGTCTCGCCGCAATGACGAGGAGAACTAACGAAATGCGCGATTTCGAGAAGCCGACCCGGTCCGTTGCCGTGTCGCGACATGCGATGGCGGCGACCTCGCATCCTTCCGCCACCCTCACTGCACTGCAGATCATGCAAGCGGGTGGTAACGCCATGGATGCCGCCATTGCCGCCTGCGCAGTCCAATGCGTCGTGGAACCGGGCTCGACCGGCATCGGCGGCGACTGTTTCGCGCTCTATGCGCCCAACGGCTCCGACAAGGTCATCGCCTATAACGGGTCCGGCCGCACGCCGGCGGCCCTCACTGCCGACTGGTTCAATGAGCGGGGACTGACGGAGGTGCCACGCCAGTCGCCAGCGGCGGTAACGGTCCCTGGGGCGATCGACGCGTGGATACGCCTGCACGCCGATCACGGCTCGCTCCCCTTTGCCGACGTGCTTGCGCCCGCCATCCGGTTTGCCGAGGAGGGTTATGCCATCACTCCCCGCGTTCATCGCGACTGGTCCCTTGAACAAAAACTGCTCGCGGCCGACGCCACGGCCGCGCGAATTTTTCTTCCCGGCGGACGGGCGCCGAGGATCGGAGAGGTTCACCGGCAGCAAGAGCTGGCACATACGTTAAAACGCATTGCTGCAGAGGGGCGCGGCGCATTCTACGAGGGGTCGGTCGCCGAGGACATAGTGTCCTATCTGAACGCGCTCGGCGGGCTCCACACGCTGGAAGACTTCGCGAATGCGCGGGGCGAGTATGTGACCCCAGTGACCACCGATTTTCGCGGTTACACGGTCCATGAATGTCCCCCGAACGGCCAGGGCATCATCGCTCTCCTGATCCTCAACATCCTGAACCGTTTCCACGCCAAGCGGGACCCGCAGTCGCCCGACCGGCTGCATGTCGAGATCGAGGCGACGCGCCTTGCCTATGCCGCCCGCGACGCCTGGATCGCCGATCCAGATAAGGCGGACGTCCCGGTCGACCACCTGCTGTCCGACGAATTGGCGGACAGGCTTGCGGCAATGATCGACCTGAGCAACGCGCTGACAGACCTGCCGCCCTTCGAAATGCCACTTCATCGCGATACCGTCTATATCTCGGTCGTCGATCGAAATCGGAATTCGGTAAGCTTCATCAACTCCATCTTTGACAGTTTCGGCGCCGGCCTCGTCTCGCCTCGCTCGGGTGTCATCCTGCATAATCGCGGCCAGAGCTTCTCGCTCAAGCCCGGTCATCCCAATCGGATCGGGCCATCGAAGCGGCCGCTTCACACGATCATCCCCGGCATGGTGACGCGCAACGGCAGGGTGGAAATGCCGTTCGGCGTCATGGGCGGCTACTATCAGGCGCTCGGCCATGCCCATCTGATATCCAAGGTCCTCGATTACGGAATGGACCTGCAGGAGGCGATCAATCTGCCGCGCCTGATGCCGACATCGGACGGAACAAGAGTGGAGGCAGAGCATACGATTGACGGTGCGGCTAAAGCCGAGCTCGAACGCAGAGGCTTCACTTTTTCTCCCGCGGATGAGCCGATCGGCGGCGCTCAGGCGATCCGGATCGATTGGGAGAACGGCACTTTGACCGGCGCGTCGGAACCAAGGAAAGACGGCATTGCTCTGGGGATTTAGTGCCCCTGGCTGTTCGCGGTTCATGTATCGAGGTGCAAAAGCAACCCGCAAATTGCTCCGAGCGCCGACTTTGCAAGCAACGCGGCGGAGCAGAATCTGAGCACCCTGCGTCTGCCTGGCTAGCAAACCGGATCATCGGCTAACATCTGTTTCGGCTGTTTTTGGAGGCCGACTTGCCTTCATGTGGCGCGGCGGGCGTGAGGGCTGCATGCGGGTAATCGCATGGGGCGCTTCCCCCGCTCCGTCTCGGCTTCGCCGAGCCACCTCTCCCCCCACATTCGTGGGGGCGAGGAAAACCAAGCTTGCGAGAGTCGCGACCTCGGTGATTGTCGTTTCCTCGCCCCCATGAAATGGGGGAGAGGTGGCTCGGCGCGCAGCGCCGAGACGGAGCGGGGGCTGCGCTGCCCTATGCGGTTGGCCTGCGACCAGTCGCACGCGGCATTCCCAGCGTCTCGCGTATCGCCGCCGCCAGCCGCTCCACGCCCTCCCGCGTCTGTGCTGCGTCGCACGCCGCATAGCCCAGCACCAGCCCTTGGGTCGCCGCCGTGTTCTGGAAATATTTCGACAGCGGCGAGACGTTGATGGCCCTCCTCGCTGCCGCCTGGCTGACCTGGATGTCGTCGATGCCTTCCCTCAGATAGCCCACCACCTGGATGCCGGCTTCGGCGGGGGAGAGCGTGATCTCGTCGCGCAGGCGCTCGGCGACGATCTCGCGGAAAAGCTGGCGGCGCTGGGCGTAGATGCGGCGCATGCGTTTGAGGTGCCGGCTCATATGGCCTTCGGTGATGAAATCGGCGAGCGCGGCCTGCAGCAGGAGCGGCGCGAACTGGCCCGTGGTGGAGAGCGCGTTGGCGATGCGGCCGGCCATGTCGGGCGGCAGCACCATGAAGCCGATGCGCAGCGCGGGGAACAGCAGCTTGGCGAAGGTGCCGACATAGATGACGCGGCCGGAGCGGTCCATGCTCTGGATCGCCGGCACGGGCCTGCCTTGAAAGCGGTATTCGCCGTCGAAATCGTCCTCGATCACCCAGGCGTTGGCGGTCTCGGCGATGTCGAGCAGGCGCAGCCGCTCCTCCATACGCATGGTGATGCCGAGCGGATGCTGGCAGGCCGGCGTCACATAGATGAGGCGGGGCGAAAAATCCGGCGCGTCGAGGCGCCAGCCGCGTTCCTGATCGACCGGGATGGGCAGGATTTTTGCGCCGGCCACGGTGAAGGCGGCCTTGGCGCCGTAATAGCCGGGCTCCTCCATCCACACCGTGTCGCCGGGGTCGAGCAGCAGGCGGGCGAGAAGATCGAAGGCGGCCTGCGCGCCGGTGGTGATGACGATCTGCTCCGCCTGGCAGCGCACGCCGCGCGCGGAATAGAGATAGCCGGCGATCGCCTCCTTCAGCGCCGGATGGCCGGTCACCTCATAGGTGCCGAACAGGGTTTCGCCATGGCTGGCGCGGCGCGCGACCAGCCGGCCCCAGACTCCGAAGGGGAAGCTCGCGTGATCCGGCATGCCGGGGTGGAAGGCGAAGCGCCCCGGCGTGCCGTGGTGGCAGGGCTGGCTGAGCAGTTGCTCGCCGCGCCGCGAGGGCGCGCGCAGCGGCACCGGCGACGCTTCGGCCGGCGTCTCGCGCGGGCCGTCGGGCAGGTCGACGATCACCGGGCGGGCGCCCTGGCGGTTCGCGAGATAGCCTTCGGTGACGAGCTGGTCGTAGGCTGAGACGATGGTGTTGCGGCCAAGGCCGAGCTCGGCGGCCAGAGCGCGCGTCGAAGGCAGCTCCGACCCCGGCGCCAGCGTGCGGTTGCGGATGATGGCGACGAGGCCGTGATAGAGCTGGCGGGAGAGGTGCTCGGGGCTCGAGCGGTTGACGGCGAGCATGTCGAGGGGGAAGGCTTGGGGTTTGGGGTGGAGGGGGCGCATGGGTATTAGTCTCTGCGGCCTGCTGGCAATGGAAGCTTCCGAAAAGCTCGCTTTGCAGCGTCGAGTTCCCGCCACCCCCCCTCTGGCCTGCCGGCCATCTCCCCCGCAAAGGGGGAGATCAGATGTCGCTCCGGCTTTCGCCAATCTCCAGCGCCGCAAGCATGGAACCGCCAGCGCAGCTGCCGATCTCCCCCCTTGCGGGGGAGATGGCCGGCAGGCCAGAGGGGGGTGCCTCGCGCCGACGATCGACACTCGGGTCTGGCAGCGAACCTCAGCTCTTCCATATGCCACACCCTTCCATGGTTCTCCCTCCCCATCCTGCCACAGCCGTCGGCGGACTTGAACTGGTTCCTTCATTTTCCGGAAAACTGGCCCTCGCGATGGAGACAGAGCGGCGTAGACTCCAATCGCTGACGTTGGGGTAAGACGTCGAGGCGTTTAGGCAAGGCTCTGGGAGGGCGTCTGGCCAAACGAAAATGGCAGGCTTTGCCTCCTTCCGAAAGCACACGCAGCCATTTCCCTCCCGAAACGAACACCCTGCAGCCTTCGGGCGCAGGCGGAAAGCGAGCAATGACGACAGTTCGACTTGGCATCAATCCGATCACCTGGACCAATGACGACGTGCCGGAACTGGGCGGCGACACGCCGCTCGAGACGTGCCTCAGCGAAACCGCGGAAGCGGGCTTTGCGGGAACGGAGCTCGGCGGCAAGTTCCCGCGCGAGGCCCGCACGCTCGGCCCCATCCTCGACCGTTACGGGCTGGCGCTGGTCTCCGGCTGGTATGACGGGCGCATCTGCGAACGCGAGGTGGACGAAGAATTCGAGGCGATCCGCCCGCATCTGACGCTGCTCAAGGAGCTCGGGGCGAGCCATGTCGTTTATGCCGACACCTCGCGCGGCCGCCATGGCGCGATCCACGACCCGATCTCGCAGCGGCCGAAGCTCGCAGCCGAGGAGTGGAAGCCCTACGGCGAAAAGATCACGCGGCTGGCCGAACGTTTTGCCGATTTCGGCGTCGACATGGCCTTTCACCATCATATGGGCACGATCGTCGAAACCGATGCCGAGATCGACATGCTGATGAAGATGACCGGCGAGGCGGTCGGGCTGCTCTACGACACCGGCCACTGCGCCTTCTCCGGCGGCGACCCGGAGCAGTTGCTGCGCCGGCATGTCGGCCGCGTCGTCCATGTCCATTGCAAGGACGTGCGCCCGGCGGTGCTGAAGAAGGCACGTGACACCGACATGAGCTTCATGGGCGCGGTGATGGAAGGCATCTTCACGGTGCCCGGCGACGGCGCGATCGACTATGCGAGCCTGCTGAAAATCCTCGCCGACAAGGGCTATGCCGGATGGCTGGTTGTGGAGGCCGAGCAGGACCCGGCCAAGGCGCATCCGCTGACCTATGCTACAATGGGCTACCGCAACCTGCGCGACCTCGCCCGCAAGGCCGGCTTCACGGTCGACGAGCGGAAGGGCTTGGGAGCAAGCGCGGAGCGGCGGGGAGGGCGATGAGCTCGGTCCTGTTCAAAAGCGTGGTCAAGAATTTCGGCGCGCTCAACGTGCTGCGATCGCTCGACCTCGCCGTGCCGGACCACAAATTCCTCGCCCTGCTCGGCCCGTCGGGCTGCGGCAAGACGACGGCGCTGCGCCTCCTGGCCGGACTCGACATGCCGACCGCCGGCAAGGTCTTCATCGGCGAGCGCGACGTCACCCGGCTGCAGCCGCGCGACCGCGACATCGCCATGGTCTTCCAGAGCTACGCGCTCTACCCGCAGATGACGGTCGCCGAGAACATCGGCTATCCGCTGTGGATCCGCGGCACGCCCGAAGCCGGGCGAAAGGCCAAGATCGGCGAGGTCGCCGCCATCCTCGAAATCGGCCATCTGCTCGACCGACGGCCGCGCCAGCTCTCCGGCGGGCAGCGCCAGCGCGTGGCGCTGGCCCGCGCCATCGTGCGCGACCCGGCGGCCTTCCTGATGGACGAGCCGCTGTCCAATCTCGACGCGCGGCTGCGGCTCACCATGCGCGGCGAGATCAAGCGGCTCTGCCAGCGCCTCAGCGCCACCACCATCTACGTCACCCACGACCAGGTCGAGGCCCTGACGATGGCCGACCTCGTCGCAGTCATGCATGGCGGCGAGCTGCAGCAGATGGCGCCGCCCATCGACATCTACGACCGCCCGGCAAACCGTTTCGTCGCCACCTTCGTCGGCAACCCGCCGATGAACATCCTGCCGGCTGCGCTTGGCGAGCAAGGCGTGATCGCCGGCGGCAGGATCGTGCCGTTGGAGCGAACGCGGCTCACCCAATGCCGCCTGGCCGAGATCGTGGAGATCGGGCTGCGCCCGGAAGACTGCAGCGTCGCCCAGCCGGGCGAGCCGGGCGCGCTGCCCGGCGAAATCTATGTCGTCGAACCGATGGGCAACGAGACGCTGGTCAATGTCCGCCTCGAAGGCGGCAACGTCTCGGTACGGGCCGGCCGCGATTTCAGGGGCGCGGTCGGCGAAAGCATCGGCGTCGCCTTCGACCCGGCGAACGCCTGTTTCTTCAATGCGGCCGGCCTCACCGCCGTCCACAGGGTCAACAGCAATGGGAGAGAGAAATGATGCATTCCAGCAGACTTACTCGCCGCTCCGTCATCAAAGGCGGGCTCGGCCTGGCTTTAGCCACCACGGCCCTCACCACGCTCGGCTTGCCTATATCCGCCAGGGCAGCCGGCAAGAAGGTCATCATCGGCGCCTTCGCCGATGGCGGACTGACGCCGTTCAAGCAGAAGATCATCCCGCTCGCCAAGGAGCAGGGCTTCGACATCGAGTTCCTCGAGGATGAATATGGCGTGACGCTGGAGAAGTGGTTCGCCGACGCCCAGAGCGGCGCCGGCCAGTACGACCTCTATCTGCTCGACGATCCATGGGTGCCGCAGTTCGGCGCCGCCAACGTGCTCGAGGATCTCGGCGCCGGCGGCATCGACGGTTCCGACAAGGACTGGATCGGCTCGATGATCGACATGGGCTACTGGCCGCCGCAGAAAGGGCCGCGCGTCAAGGGCTTCGAAAGCGCCAAGCCGACACTGATCTGCGTGCCCTTCGTCGGCGACCTGCAGACGCTCACCTACCGCAACGACGTCTTCACCGACGGCGCGCCCAAGACCTGGGACGATGTCATCGCCAAGGGCAAGGAAGGAGTGGCGGCCGGCAAGATCAAGTACCCGGTCGTCTTCCGCGGCGTCTCCGGCAACCCCATCGTCACCAGCTGGTATCCGGTCTTCCTGTCGTTCGGCGGCTCCTTCTTCGACGACAAGTGGAACCCGATCTTCAATTCAGCGGAAGGCAAGGCATCGGCCGATTTCTTCGTCGGCACGATGAAGCAGAACGCGCCGAACGGCGTGGTCGAGTTCGATTCCGACCAGGAAGGTGCGGCGATCCTGGGCGGCGATGCCGGCGCCATCATCCAGTATTCGGGCAATGCGCTGAAGGCCGACGATCCCGCCCAGACCAAGGTGGCGGGCAAGCTCGATTTCGGCGTCGTGCCGAAGCAGCAGTCGGCGATCGGCCAGATGGGCATCTTCATCGCAGGCGTGCCGAAATCGGCGCCCAACAAGGCGAACTCGATTGAGTTCCTGAAATGGTACGTCAGCGCCGAAACCCAGGCCAAGCTGTCGGAAGCGGGCTCGATCCCGGTCAAGCGCAGCGCCTTCGGCATCGCCAAGCCGGGCAACCGGCTGATCCCGGTCGCGCTGCAGCAGCTCGACGCCGGCTCGCTGCCGAGGCCGCGCACGCCGGACTGGGCGAAGGTGGAGGAACTGCTCGGCATCGAGCTCAACAAGGCGCTGCAGGCCGGTTCCGGCGGCGGCGCCGCGCTCGACACAGCCGCCAAGCAGGTCAAGGACTACCTGACCACGGCCGGTTACTACTGATGCGCGCAGCAGCGCAGGCGCGCAAATATCGCCTGCAGGGGGCGGGGCTCGACCTCGCCCTCCCCTATCTCATGCTGGCGCCCGGCCTGATGATCGTGCTCGGCGTGCT from Mesorhizobium sp. M1E.F.Ca.ET.045.02.1.1 includes the following:
- a CDS encoding ABC transporter ATP-binding protein, with product MSSVLFKSVVKNFGALNVLRSLDLAVPDHKFLALLGPSGCGKTTALRLLAGLDMPTAGKVFIGERDVTRLQPRDRDIAMVFQSYALYPQMTVAENIGYPLWIRGTPEAGRKAKIGEVAAILEIGHLLDRRPRQLSGGQRQRVALARAIVRDPAAFLMDEPLSNLDARLRLTMRGEIKRLCQRLSATTIYVTHDQVEALTMADLVAVMHGGELQQMAPPIDIYDRPANRFVATFVGNPPMNILPAALGEQGVIAGGRIVPLERTRLTQCRLAEIVEIGLRPEDCSVAQPGEPGALPGEIYVVEPMGNETLVNVRLEGGNVSVRAGRDFRGAVGESIGVAFDPANACFFNAAGLTAVHRVNSNGREK
- a CDS encoding PLP-dependent aminotransferase family protein, which encodes MRPLHPKPQAFPLDMLAVNRSSPEHLSRQLYHGLVAIIRNRTLAPGSELPSTRALAAELGLGRNTIVSAYDQLVTEGYLANRQGARPVIVDLPDGPRETPAEASPVPLRAPSRRGEQLLSQPCHHGTPGRFAFHPGMPDHASFPFGVWGRLVARRASHGETLFGTYEVTGHPALKEAIAGYLYSARGVRCQAEQIVITTGAQAAFDLLARLLLDPGDTVWMEEPGYYGAKAAFTVAGAKILPIPVDQERGWRLDAPDFSPRLIYVTPACQHPLGITMRMEERLRLLDIAETANAWVIEDDFDGEYRFQGRPVPAIQSMDRSGRVIYVGTFAKLLFPALRIGFMVLPPDMAGRIANALSTTGQFAPLLLQAALADFITEGHMSRHLKRMRRIYAQRRQLFREIVAERLRDEITLSPAEAGIQVVGYLREGIDDIQVSQAAARRAINVSPLSKYFQNTAATQGLVLGYAACDAAQTREGVERLAAAIRETLGMPRATGRRPTA
- a CDS encoding extracellular solute-binding protein, coding for MMHSSRLTRRSVIKGGLGLALATTALTTLGLPISARAAGKKVIIGAFADGGLTPFKQKIIPLAKEQGFDIEFLEDEYGVTLEKWFADAQSGAGQYDLYLLDDPWVPQFGAANVLEDLGAGGIDGSDKDWIGSMIDMGYWPPQKGPRVKGFESAKPTLICVPFVGDLQTLTYRNDVFTDGAPKTWDDVIAKGKEGVAAGKIKYPVVFRGVSGNPIVTSWYPVFLSFGGSFFDDKWNPIFNSAEGKASADFFVGTMKQNAPNGVVEFDSDQEGAAILGGDAGAIIQYSGNALKADDPAQTKVAGKLDFGVVPKQQSAIGQMGIFIAGVPKSAPNKANSIEFLKWYVSAETQAKLSEAGSIPVKRSAFGIAKPGNRLIPVALQQLDAGSLPRPRTPDWAKVEELLGIELNKALQAGSGGGAALDTAAKQVKDYLTTAGYY
- the iolE gene encoding myo-inosose-2 dehydratase — translated: MTTVRLGINPITWTNDDVPELGGDTPLETCLSETAEAGFAGTELGGKFPREARTLGPILDRYGLALVSGWYDGRICEREVDEEFEAIRPHLTLLKELGASHVVYADTSRGRHGAIHDPISQRPKLAAEEWKPYGEKITRLAERFADFGVDMAFHHHMGTIVETDAEIDMLMKMTGEAVGLLYDTGHCAFSGGDPEQLLRRHVGRVVHVHCKDVRPAVLKKARDTDMSFMGAVMEGIFTVPGDGAIDYASLLKILADKGYAGWLVVEAEQDPAKAHPLTYATMGYRNLRDLARKAGFTVDERKGLGASAERRGGR
- a CDS encoding ABC transporter permease; the encoded protein is MIDFAFFLEIIPVLLAGLPLTLQLTAASMGIGFLMALLLALAQQGNRRIVVWPIRAFVAVFRGTPLLVQIFLIYYGLGQFRPSLQAIGIWWLFREPYWCAIIALSLNEAAYGSEILRGAIKAVPRGLTEAATASGMSKLLTLRLIVLPLALRQAIPNYSNEIILMVKGTSLASIITLMEVTGIAQGLISQTYRAVEVFVAAGAIYLTLNFTIISALNALEIRLTPYRARA
- the ggt gene encoding gamma-glutamyltransferase; the encoded protein is MRDFEKPTRSVAVSRHAMAATSHPSATLTALQIMQAGGNAMDAAIAACAVQCVVEPGSTGIGGDCFALYAPNGSDKVIAYNGSGRTPAALTADWFNERGLTEVPRQSPAAVTVPGAIDAWIRLHADHGSLPFADVLAPAIRFAEEGYAITPRVHRDWSLEQKLLAADATAARIFLPGGRAPRIGEVHRQQELAHTLKRIAAEGRGAFYEGSVAEDIVSYLNALGGLHTLEDFANARGEYVTPVTTDFRGYTVHECPPNGQGIIALLILNILNRFHAKRDPQSPDRLHVEIEATRLAYAARDAWIADPDKADVPVDHLLSDELADRLAAMIDLSNALTDLPPFEMPLHRDTVYISVVDRNRNSVSFINSIFDSFGAGLVSPRSGVILHNRGQSFSLKPGHPNRIGPSKRPLHTIIPGMVTRNGRVEMPFGVMGGYYQALGHAHLISKVLDYGMDLQEAINLPRLMPTSDGTRVEAEHTIDGAAKAELERRGFTFSPADEPIGGAQAIRIDWENGTLTGASEPRKDGIALGI
- a CDS encoding transporter substrate-binding domain-containing protein, whose product is MKIHRLAAVAAAFGMLSFVQSTFAEDAPKAITIATEGAYAPWNFTNADGKLDGLEIELANDLCARMKVKCTIIAQDWDGLIPSLKVGKFDVIMAGMFITPKRLETIDFTQPYAIDPGGFAVAKDSELGKLGVSTEKFKLDDEAASKAAIEKLKPLLKGKVVGVQAATMMLEFLKKYFGDTVEIREYKTTEQHDLDLAAGRIDAIFAQKTALAATLAKPEFSGFTLAGPGFVGGLFGAGTGAGLRKEDTKLKEMLNDAISAAIADGTIKRISEKWVKTDVTPVK
- a CDS encoding ABC transporter permease, encoding MTNPMHILGLQEGGWGAALLVASSVTLALSVLGFILGAAFGAAAAAGRLSSRGVPAWLAHVYGTVFRGVPDLLTIYLLYYGGSIALTQIGKFFGSAGFVGLPTFATGVLAIGIISGAYQGEVYRGAYQAVDRGQFDACKALGLSRSQSLRLIIVPQLMRHALPGLGNVWQLVLKDSALISVIGLVELMRQAQIGAGSTREPFIFYIAAAALYFVIAAVTASVFRYGEARAWRGMVHA